The following coding sequences are from one Streptomyces sp. V3I7 window:
- the casB gene encoding type I-E CRISPR-associated protein Cse2/CasB has translation MTTAPAPTPAATRTRIARLAASRITLWQEGYLRDQAHHVAALARLRRGAGRPASAMPDLWSLVDTGPLHEGDDDHGPLNELELTRAEGALYTALTLWALHQQSRPARMHRPHQPEQPRGLGYAVRNLMPAGGIDEPALKRLVRAGTAPDLTVLSQRLRDLVVLLRRSDIPLDYGLLAGQLYTWQWPGGADAVRRDWGRSFHSRPRTPGADPARTDTHLDPDDKDAS, from the coding sequence ATGACCACCGCACCGGCCCCGACTCCGGCGGCGACCCGTACCCGGATCGCCCGGCTCGCCGCCTCCCGAATCACGCTCTGGCAGGAGGGATACCTCCGCGACCAAGCCCACCACGTTGCCGCGCTCGCCCGGTTGCGCCGCGGTGCCGGCCGGCCGGCCAGCGCGATGCCCGACCTGTGGAGCCTGGTCGACACCGGCCCGCTCCACGAGGGCGACGACGACCACGGTCCCCTGAACGAACTCGAACTCACCCGCGCCGAAGGCGCCCTCTACACGGCCCTCACCCTGTGGGCGCTCCACCAGCAGTCCCGACCCGCGCGCATGCACCGCCCACACCAGCCCGAACAGCCCCGCGGACTCGGCTACGCCGTACGCAACCTCATGCCGGCCGGCGGCATCGACGAACCCGCCCTCAAACGCCTCGTCCGCGCGGGAACCGCCCCCGACCTGACCGTCCTGTCCCAGCGGCTGCGCGACCTCGTCGTCCTGCTGCGCCGCTCCGACATCCCCCTCGACTACGGACTCCTCGCCGGACAGCTCTACACCTGGCAGTGGCCCGGCGGCGCCGACGCCGTCCGCCGCGACTGGGGCCGCTCCTTCCACAGCCGGCCCCGCACGCCCGGCGCCGACCCCGCACGCACCGACACCCACCTCGACCCGGACGACAAGGACGCCTCGTGA